The proteins below are encoded in one region of Thermococcus celericrescens:
- a CDS encoding AAA family ATPase, with product MLFDPRPKERREEIFDREKELESILNGINEYPISLIIGIRRVGKSSLLKVALNEYSGIGIYIDTRRLYSAGSGSISSAVLVDEINRILLGKGRVGFLRGIKVDGVSLAGLHLRPRESTWVDVLDGLEGLGRKTGKKVVVAFDEAQYLRFFGSRGGKDFLTGVAYAYDSLPDVSFVFTGSEVGLLHDFVGIDDYSSPLYGRISEEIEIRPFPRELSEEFLRRGFEEVGLKVPEDEIRKAVDELDGIPGWLVEFGFKYWKKGSFEKAIEATMDRAKAMIREELFELEKRSPRYALILKAISIGLSRWSQIKDYVEAKGGPITNARLNSILVNLEKMSWIKKENGRYQMIDPVVEKVIKEG from the coding sequence ATGCTGTTTGATCCAAGGCCTAAAGAAAGAAGAGAGGAAATCTTTGACCGAGAGAAAGAGCTTGAAAGTATACTTAATGGAATAAACGAGTATCCAATAAGCCTTATTATTGGAATCAGACGCGTGGGGAAAAGCTCCCTATTGAAAGTCGCCTTGAACGAGTATTCCGGTATTGGGATCTATATAGACACTCGCCGTCTCTATTCTGCTGGCAGCGGTAGTATAAGCTCAGCTGTGCTCGTTGACGAGATAAACCGGATACTCCTCGGGAAGGGCAGAGTCGGTTTCCTTAGGGGAATCAAGGTTGATGGCGTGAGCCTTGCCGGTCTTCACTTAAGACCTCGAGAATCAACCTGGGTTGACGTCTTGGACGGGTTGGAAGGGCTCGGAAGAAAGACCGGAAAAAAGGTCGTTGTTGCCTTCGACGAGGCGCAGTATCTACGCTTTTTTGGCTCCCGTGGAGGTAAAGACTTCCTCACGGGAGTGGCTTATGCATACGATTCTCTCCCAGATGTCAGTTTTGTATTCACGGGCTCCGAGGTGGGCCTCCTCCATGACTTCGTTGGAATTGACGACTATTCCAGCCCTCTTTACGGCAGAATATCGGAGGAGATCGAGATAAGGCCGTTTCCCAGAGAGCTCTCAGAGGAGTTCCTGAGGAGAGGCTTTGAAGAGGTTGGGCTTAAAGTCCCCGAAGATGAGATACGGAAAGCTGTTGACGAGCTCGACGGAATCCCTGGATGGCTCGTGGAGTTTGGCTTCAAATACTGGAAGAAGGGAAGCTTTGAGAAAGCTATTGAGGCAACCATGGACAGGGCAAAGGCGATGATAAGGGAAGAACTATTTGAACTGGAAAAGCGCTCTCCCCGCTACGCTTTGATTTTGAAGGCGATCTCAATTGGACTTTCAAGGTGGTCTCAAATAAAGGACTACGTGGAGGCCAAGGGCGGCCCGATAACCAACGCACGCCTCAACAGCATTCTCGTGAACCTGGAGAAAATGAGCTGGATAAAGAAGGAAAACGGCCGCTATCAGATGATAGACCCGGTTGTTGAAAAAGTGATTAAAGAGGGCTGA
- a CDS encoding transglutaminase-like domain-containing protein yields the protein MAISKYIIPDIANRLVANIKLNDKKGLQKLHRDLLKEICYIPTLKIKDSNELHPLNTIGQRCGNCLQISILEASILRGLGFSEREVYVFLLLHKGESVFEASHAVCGVFLEEKEICLENEIVILDPSTPQISSMTLLGLLLTHNIHTFFNDAIAFLVEMPINPF from the coding sequence TTGGCGATTTCAAAGTATATTATACCAGATATTGCAAATCGTCTGGTTGCTAATATTAAGTTGAATGATAAAAAAGGACTTCAAAAGCTACATAGAGACTTACTGAAAGAAATATGCTACATTCCAACCTTGAAAATTAAAGATAGCAATGAGTTGCATCCTCTAAATACCATAGGCCAAAGATGCGGGAATTGTCTTCAAATTTCTATTCTTGAGGCTTCTATATTGAGGGGACTGGGATTCTCAGAACGGGAAGTATATGTATTTTTGCTTCTTCACAAAGGAGAAAGTGTTTTTGAGGCTTCACATGCTGTATGTGGAGTATTTTTAGAAGAAAAGGAGATATGCTTAGAGAACGAAATCGTAATATTGGATCCCTCTACTCCCCAAATAAGTTCAATGACATTATTAGGACTACTCTTGACCCACAACATCCATACATTTTTCAATGATGCGATCGCATTTTTGGTGGAGATGCCAATCAACCCTTTCTGA